AGAGAAGACACTGATGGCAAACAAGTCATTAAAAGATACTCAaatcagaggcgcctgggtggcacagcggttaagcatctgccttcggctcagggcgtgatcccggcgttatgggatcgagccccacatcaggctcctctgctaggagcctgcttcttcctctcccactccccctgcttgtgttccctctctcgctggctgtctctatctctgtcgaataaataaataaaatctttaaaaaaaaaaaaaaggtactcaaATCATTAGTTActagagaaacacaaattaacTCACAGTGAGATACCAGTATGCTCCCACCATAATGGCAAAAACTAAAAGACTGACCACACTAACTGTTAATGAACGGAACTCTCATACAATGCTGGTGGGAAGGTAAGAGAgagcaactttggaaaacagcttggtaatttctcaaaatgtgaaacatacatctaccatatgacctagccatttcactcctaggtatttacagAAGAGATATGAAAgcttatgtccatacaaagacttgtacatacatgttcatagcagctttatttgtaaaagccagaaactggaaacaactcaaatgtccatcaacaggtgaatggatgaggACATTCTGGTACGTGCAAATTTCAACAATAAAGAgaaactactgatacacacagTGTTGTGGATGAATGTCAACATTATCATGTGGAGTGAatgaagccaggcacaaaagagaattgttacatgattccatttatatagaaTTCTAGAAAACTGACTTAGCTTCTTTGTCAAAAGTGACAAAAGGCAGATGTATGATTGCCTAAGGAAGGGGTCAGAGGGGATGGATTAAAAAAGGACATGAGGAAACTCTTGAGGAGGAcagaaatgtttgttattttgacggtggtgatggtttcacaggtatatGTCACAATTAATCGAACCATAGCAGTTTATAGTACctcaattatacctcaaagataattttttagaagtttatcCCAATTCTGTGAAGTTATACCTGTGATGAGTCCATGTTCTATCTTCTACTATAGCCTTTTTGAGAACAGGATCATTTATCAGTAAATGTTCTTTAACTGACTTAATTATTTCAATATTGAAAGACTTTCCCCTACATAAATAAAGTATTCAACACAGAGTACAGGCCTACTAGGATTCAACAGGTGTGGTGGACAGACTGCAGATGTCCCCAGGCTTCCTGCCcctggtattcacacccttgtAGTCCTTCCCCCTCGCGTGTATGTTATTAGTCACTTGCTTCTAAGCCATAAAATCCAGCAACGGTGAGAGATGTATGTGATCATGTGTACGTGACCACACAATCACATATACACTGGTTGTAACACGAGTCTTGCTGGACTCTCTCACTtccttgctggctttgaggaaGCAGGCAGCCTTGCTGGGGAAGCCCATATGACAAGGAACTGTGAATGGCCTCTAAAGGCTGAGGGCAGCCTCCAACCTCCAACCAGCAAgaaactgaagccctcagtccCACAGCCTCAAGAAACTGAATACGCCAACAAGCATGTGAGTCTAGAAACAGACCTGTCCCCAGTTGAGCCTCTGGACGAACACCCAGCCCTGACTGATAGACTGACACCAGGCTTCCAGGGGACTTGCCTAAGCCATGAGCTCACCCACAGAGACTGTGAGATGACagatgtgtgttgttttaagccatgaagTTTGTGACAATATTgtttacacagcaatagataattcATTGGATCTgtgtggagggagagaaaagaaggagtagagtagagaaaggggaaatgcATTTGACATTCTTCTAGTATTTTCTACATCCAAATGCAATGATTAAATTATCATCAGCcacaagataaaaaataatcagagTTAGAGGaaatcaaattatttcttttagcttttcttcagctgaaagagaaaaagtgaagCATGTGTGTACCAGAAAGGTAAAagcaagaatgagagagagagagagagatgttaatCGATTGCAtaccagaaatgaaaataagtttctttttttttttttaagattttatttatttatttgacagagagagagcacaagcagggggaacagcagagggagagggagaagcccaatgaggggcttgatcccaggaccctgggatcacgacctgagccgaaggcagatgcttaacctactgagccacccaggcgcctatcCCTGAAAATAAGTTTCGAAGCAGCACCCATGAGGCAAGCATGTAAGGGTCTGGCGGAAAACAGAGCAGTGATGGAAAAGTCAAAGGACTGACTATGTGGATGAGATTCAGAACTCCCAAATTGTTATGTTTTtggctttcttccctcctctgcaGCCTGCTTCTATCACTGCCCAGCAAGCGCCTGCAGCACGGTGTCCTCCGGAAGAAACAAGAAAGGGGAGGTTAAGCCCTTCGGGAAAAACGACATGACTCATAAACTTCATGACAGTCCTCAGAGGAGAGTAATGAAATATTCACCTCCCTGCAGCATCTGGCCTCTCTAATGGGAGTGAAGAGCTGTATGAAGAGGCTGGGACAGGGTACAAAATGGCAGAGACAACCAAGATGGCCCTCCTAGTGCCTCTTTGCCAAACCTCGATTTGCTCACCTTTTCCTGAAGCCGGATATTATCCCACACCTTGCTGCACACCATACACTCAAATGCATCGATGTAGTTGTCCTGGTGGACATCTTGCACTCCCCATTTCCGTTCCCTGAGCGCTGTGAGAAGTCGCCGATTGGAGACCTCACCTTTCAGCTTCCACTCTATGTAGGCCTCGTATGATCTGTCGTCATGATCCAGTTGTCTGATGTAACTTGCCAGTTCTCTAGGGTGAGCAAATTCTGATACGAGAATAGCACTTCTATTACTCGGGAGCCAGTCTGCAATGCTGGGGGACCCATAATACACAGGGACCACCCCCAGTTTCAGAGGCCTCCAGAACTTCTCAGTGATGTAGTCGTCACACACTGCATTCTCGAAGGCGAGGATAAATTTATACTGTGCAATGATCCTATAAAAGTCATCGGCATCCATGGAGGCTGGATTTTTCAGCTGCTGAGGGAGATCTTTGTTTCGTAAACACTCACCGTAGGAATCGACCTCGATGTAGGTCATCAGCTCTCGAACATAGCTGTCCCTGTCTGATGGCGGGTCACAGTCTGACTGGACATATACCAGCGGAGCAAGTCGCCTTCGAAGGTCATTTTTGGACCTCAAAGGAACCAGGTATCGGAGTGACTTCAGGACTTCTACGCCCTCCAAGTATTGGGTGGTCAGGGGCAAGTGGGAATGCCGGCTGAACGTGGCAGTGTAGTTGAACAAGGTGATGACTGGCTTGTGGAAGAGCTTATAATTGTTTTTCGGAGACTCTTCGTGAAAAAGGGCCCAGTCATGATGGGCTTTCCGAGGCAGAGGTAAGCTATCTATATTAAAGTCAGTGcctagaagaagaaaagaaaacattagtaCGTGCAAGAGAATTTTAGTATCCAACTTGGAGTCTACCTGGTAAAATTAGAATACGGAGAAGTCCAAGGCTACAAAGAAGCAATGTCACAGCATTTGCAAAATTCCTGGCAGTCAGTCATGTGCTGTCACCCTGGAAACTGCTCAGGAAGACGAGCACCAAGGAGAGGGACCCTCTTTCTGATTTTACGTTAAGAGAAATGGGAGTAGTGTCCAGCCTGGTTCTAAAGGGAGAATTTATTCCACTGCCCCTGGTAATTGGCTTTTCTTCCCAGAGGTGTTGAATAAGAGAGGGCAGGAGAAATAAAGAGACagacaattctttaaaaaaagaaaagagcaagagaaaggaagctGAAAAAGGGGAAAGCAACCAGTTGGCAGATTGATGCactgaaaaaaaagtgaaatcatgcaAAAGTCGCCAGAATAAATATgcaggatagattttttttttccatccaaaaTGATCGATTTCAACAAAGTGCAGTGAATCAATCTTAGTCAAGATGGTAGACAAGAGGCTTTTAAAGACAAAACAGCTGATAATAGCACTATGCTACAGACCGCTGCAGGATGGGCATGAATTAGCCagcaatcaagaaaaaaagaaggcataaCAGGATTATAATTATGAGTG
The nucleotide sequence above comes from Ursus arctos isolate Adak ecotype North America unplaced genomic scaffold, UrsArc2.0 scaffold_27, whole genome shotgun sequence. Encoded proteins:
- the FUT10 gene encoding alpha-(1,3)-fucosyltransferase 10, whose product is MVWIQRRKLLASCLCVTATVFLLVTLQVVVELGKFERKKFKTSSLQDGQAKMQEEPAHLYPLPGKETLTLNRKTHLEPESYPIMLWWSPLTGETGRLGQCGADVCFFTINRTFLHHPMTKAFLFYGTDFNIDSLPLPRKAHHDWALFHEESPKNNYKLFHKPVITLFNYTATFSRHSHLPLTTQYLEGVEVLKSLRYLVPLRSKNDLRRRLAPLVYVQSDCDPPSDRDSYVRELMTYIEVDSYGECLRNKDLPQQLKNPASMDADDFYRIIAQYKFILAFENAVCDDYITEKFWRPLKLGVVPVYYGSPSIADWLPSNRSAILVSEFAHPRELASYIRQLDHDDRSYEAYIEWKLKGEVSNRRLLTALRERKWGVQDVHQDNYIDAFECMVCSKVWDNIRLQEKGFPPKTWKADVTHLSCPEPAAFAFSPLAPRWSSLREMWIPSFEQSKREAQALRWLVDRNTNFSAQEFWALVFKD